AGAAGCTAAGGATTTTATTCGCCAGTTCGGCCGAGAACCTACTCCGGAAGAATTGGCTGAAAGGCTTGAGCTGGAACTGGATAAGGTCAAAGGCATCCTGAGGATCTCAAAAGAACCCATTTCCCTGGATACTCCTATCGGTAATGGCGAAGACAGCAATCTCGGAGACTTTATCGAAGACGAAGGCGTCCTGTCGCCTGATGACGCAAGCATTCTTGAAAGCATGCGGCGCAACATGTCAAAGGCTTTATCAACCCTTACCCCCCGGGAAGAACGGGTTGTCCGCATGCGTTTTGGTCTCGGAGCAGATACTGACCAGACCCTTGAAGAAGTAGGAAAAACTTTTTCAGTAACCCGTGAGCGGATCAGACAGATTGAGGCCAAGGCAATACAGAAACTCAAACACCCCACCCGAAAAAAACATCTTTCCAGTTTTTATAATGATGAAGATTGATTATTTTTTTGGAAGCAAAAAACCACACACCTTAATGATTTCATTACTTCTCGACTGGCTGTGCGTCCGTTTATCCGGCGACAAAACGTCGGCCGCCGCCTGGACGACTAACCCTTTCTGAGTCTTGCAAGGCTCGCTCATCCTGGAGTCTCGTTACATTCTTTTTCCGACAAGACGAAATAAAGCGGAGTAATTTTTGTTGAGACCCATATATTAAGCAAATACTCTACTTGCTCCTTTTAAAGCCCTAACCAGAAACCCTTGAGCTTGATGTTTGCCCGGTTTCAGCCATTGCACCCAAAAATCTATTCCCGTAAGTAAATTTCTTACAAACCCTGCCTTTTGCTTACAATTTCTCGTTTTTTTATAAAAAACATTGACACCGAAAACACTTTCCATTATTTCTTTCGCCATTTTCATTAACAAATATTTGATGTCCGTTCTGTTTTATTCAGACTGAAACAGGTGTCTTTAAACAAAGAAAATCATTTTCTTCCTATAAAAAACAACCGGTTGGGTGTTTATGAATAATCTTCTGGCGTGGATGAAAATATTTCTTACACCCGGACTCGGACCTGCAACAAGCAGGAAACTTGTTGATTATTTTGAGAGCCCTGAAAAAGTCTTAAAGGCAACAGAAAATGAAATACGTTCCGCTCCAGGCATCAAAAGGGGCATAACGCGTAATCTTCTTCACAGGGACGAAACTCACATCCTGGCCGAAAAAGAACTCAATAAAGCGGCGGATTTCGGGGTCACAATACTTCCCTACAAAGACCCCCGGTATCCAGCGCTTTTAAATAATATTCACAACCCTCCCTTTCTGCTTTATGTTAAAGGGAATGTACCTTGTTTGAATAATTTGATGATCGGGATTGTCGGCGCCCGGGCCTCCACCTCCTATGGCCGGGACATGGCGTTCAACCTTGCATCCTCTCTTGCGCGCCAGGATATCACGATCAGCAGCGGCCTGGCCCTGGGAATAGACTCTGCGGCTCACCAGGGCGCTATAAAATCAGCAGGAACTACGGTGGCAGTGCTCGGCTGCGGCCTTGATATTGTTTATCCGCCCCAAAACAACAAGCTGTACCTTGCGATACCCGAGTCCGGCGCTCTTGTAAGTGAATATCCTTTCGGAACCTCTCCGGATGGTTTTCGTTTTCCGGCAAGAAACCGGATCATCAGCGGCATGTCCATTGGCGTTGTTGTTGTGGAAGCTGCGAAAAAATCCGGTTCGCTGATCACCGCGCAATTGGCTCTGGAGCAGGGAAGAGAGGTATTTGCAGTTCCGGGAAGAGTTGATTCCGCCAAGAGTGAAGGGACACATTTTCTGCTTAAAGAAGGCGCCAAACTCGTCCACTCCGTTGAGGACATAATTGAAGAAATTCGGATAAATTATCTTGACTCAACTGAAAAAATGAGCAAGATAACTCCGAAACCATTGGTAGACAAAACCATGAGCATTGAAGAAAAGGAGCTCCTTGCTTTTCTTGACGTCTACCCCAAAACTATAGATGAAATAATCAGAGAAACAAACTTGCGCGCCCATAAGGTATCCGAGTTGCTGCTGTTGCTCGAATTGAAAAATGTCGTAAGAGTCCTCCCAGGCAAACAGTATCAACTGGTTTCCACTCCTCTCTGATAACAAACGGCAAGGCCGAAAATACATTTAATCATGGCAAAATCACTGATAATAGTCGAATCTCCCGCAAAAGCCCGAACCCTGCAAAGGTATCTGGGGAACTCTTATGAAGTTAAGGCATCGGTGGGGCATATCCGTGATTTGCCGGTCAAAACCCTGGGTGTTGATACTGAGCATGATTTTAAACCACAATATGTCACCATCCGCGGCAAAAGCAAAATTATTGAGGAGCTGAAACGCTC
The window above is part of the Pseudomonadota bacterium genome. Proteins encoded here:
- the dprA gene encoding DNA-processing protein DprA is translated as MNNLLAWMKIFLTPGLGPATSRKLVDYFESPEKVLKATENEIRSAPGIKRGITRNLLHRDETHILAEKELNKAADFGVTILPYKDPRYPALLNNIHNPPFLLYVKGNVPCLNNLMIGIVGARASTSYGRDMAFNLASSLARQDITISSGLALGIDSAAHQGAIKSAGTTVAVLGCGLDIVYPPQNNKLYLAIPESGALVSEYPFGTSPDGFRFPARNRIISGMSIGVVVVEAAKKSGSLITAQLALEQGREVFAVPGRVDSAKSEGTHFLLKEGAKLVHSVEDIIEEIRINYLDSTEKMSKITPKPLVDKTMSIEEKELLAFLDVYPKTIDEIIRETNLRAHKVSELLLLLELKNVVRVLPGKQYQLVSTPL